A genomic segment from Streptomyces antibioticus encodes:
- a CDS encoding NAD(+)/NADH kinase: protein MAVERVGLVVHGGRAEARTAAEVVHGWCADHGVACAEIDVWGSGRHSAREEMAEAADPDLIVTLGGDGTFLRGARLAAVDDALVLGVNLGRVGFLTEVPADTVRSALDAVHEGRMTVDSRMLLTMRASRRLEMPPDMGALLAYGRGPVPPPPQVRDDCEADADWGVALQVAALNDVVLEKISRDRQVSVGVYLAGRLLAAYSADALLVATPTGSTAYSFAAGGPVVSPRADALIFTPVAPHMAFNRSVVAAPDEPIGLRLLERSGSAAVSVDGQVRGVVRPGEWIAVYASPRRLRAVRLGPMDFYGRLRRRMNLTDAPAAVADGTSAPLWSVTTPPPGDLAHLELSSVWDGP from the coding sequence GTGGCGGTGGAACGTGTCGGTCTTGTCGTGCACGGAGGACGCGCCGAGGCGCGGACCGCCGCCGAGGTGGTGCACGGGTGGTGCGCCGACCACGGGGTGGCGTGCGCGGAGATCGACGTGTGGGGCAGCGGACGGCACAGCGCGCGCGAGGAGATGGCCGAGGCCGCCGACCCCGATCTGATCGTCACCCTGGGCGGGGACGGCACGTTCCTGCGCGGGGCCCGGCTGGCCGCGGTGGACGACGCGCTGGTGCTGGGCGTGAACCTGGGCCGGGTCGGCTTCCTGACCGAGGTGCCGGCGGACACGGTGCGGTCCGCGCTGGACGCCGTGCACGAGGGCCGGATGACGGTGGACAGCCGCATGCTGCTGACGATGCGTGCCTCGCGCCGCCTCGAAATGCCGCCGGACATGGGGGCGTTGCTGGCGTACGGCCGTGGCCCCGTGCCGCCGCCGCCCCAGGTGCGGGACGACTGCGAGGCGGACGCGGACTGGGGGGTCGCCCTCCAGGTCGCCGCGCTGAACGACGTCGTCCTGGAGAAGATCTCCCGGGACCGTCAGGTGTCCGTCGGCGTCTACCTCGCGGGACGGCTGCTGGCGGCCTACTCCGCCGACGCGCTGCTGGTGGCAACCCCGACGGGATCGACGGCGTACAGCTTCGCGGCGGGCGGCCCGGTGGTGTCACCGCGGGCGGACGCGCTGATCTTCACGCCGGTGGCGCCGCACATGGCGTTCAACCGCTCGGTCGTGGCGGCGCCGGACGAGCCGATCGGGCTGCGGCTGCTCGAACGGTCCGGCTCGGCGGCCGTCAGCGTCGACGGGCAGGTGCGCGGAGTGGTCCGGCCGGGGGAGTGGATCGCGGTGTACGCGTCCCCGCGCCGGCTGCGCGCGGTCCGCCTCGGACCGATGGACTTCTACGGCCGCCTGCGCCGGCGCATGAACCTCACCGACGCCCCGGCCGCGGTCGCCGACGGCACCTCCGCCCCCCTGTGGTCGGTGACGACACCCCCACCGGGAGACCTGGCCCACCTGGAGCTGTCCTCGGTGTGGGACGGACCCTAG
- a CDS encoding FMN-dependent NADH-azoreductase produces the protein MATLLHIDSSVFPTSASSSRAVAEAFRSAWAEQHPDGTVIHRDLSAAPVPHLTADAHTAGLSDPSGHTPGQAAAFAERLTLIEELERADAVLIGAPMYNFAIPSTLKAWLDNVILFGRTAGETPTAKGTPVTVIASRGGSYEPGTPRESYEYVRTYLTTVFADTLAMDLDFIVPELTMAPHNPAMSELVPLYEASRERALTAAAAKAKELADRLAA, from the coding sequence ATGGCCACCCTTCTGCACATCGACTCGTCCGTGTTCCCCACGTCCGCGTCCTCCTCCCGCGCCGTGGCCGAGGCGTTCCGCTCGGCCTGGGCGGAGCAGCACCCGGACGGCACGGTGATCCACCGTGACCTCTCCGCCGCACCGGTCCCGCACCTCACCGCCGACGCCCACACCGCGGGTCTGTCCGATCCGTCCGGGCACACGCCCGGCCAGGCCGCGGCCTTCGCCGAACGGCTGACGCTCATCGAGGAGCTGGAGCGGGCCGACGCCGTGCTGATCGGCGCCCCGATGTACAACTTCGCGATCCCGTCCACCCTCAAGGCATGGCTGGACAACGTGATCCTCTTCGGCCGCACGGCGGGCGAGACCCCCACGGCCAAGGGCACCCCGGTCACGGTCATCGCCAGCCGGGGCGGCTCCTACGAGCCGGGGACACCGAGGGAGTCGTACGAGTACGTGCGCACCTACCTGACGACGGTCTTCGCCGACACGCTCGCCATGGACCTGGACTTCATCGTCCCGGAACTCACCATGGCCCCGCACAACCCGGCCATGTCCGAGCTGGTGCCGCTCTACGAGGCGTCCCGCGAGCGGGCCCTGACCGCGGCGGCCGCCAAGGCCAAGGAACTGGCGGACCGACTGGCCGCGTAG
- a CDS encoding winged helix-turn-helix transcriptional regulator, with protein sequence MAVEQRHDEAACRQVDGGITRVFQLLGKRWTGPIVAVLVEQPAHFADLCRAVPGISERMLSDRLTELGAAGLVVREVDEGPPLRVSYRLTPSGAALEPALRALGKWAEEHLPESGPCTE encoded by the coding sequence ATGGCGGTGGAGCAGAGGCACGACGAAGCGGCATGCAGGCAGGTCGACGGAGGCATCACCCGCGTCTTCCAGTTGCTCGGGAAGCGCTGGACCGGGCCGATCGTCGCCGTGCTCGTGGAACAGCCCGCCCACTTCGCCGACCTGTGCAGGGCCGTGCCCGGCATCAGCGAGCGCATGCTGTCCGACCGGCTCACCGAACTCGGCGCCGCGGGCCTGGTCGTCCGTGAGGTCGACGAAGGGCCGCCGCTGCGGGTGTCCTACCGGCTGACCCCGTCCGGCGCCGCGCTGGAACCCGCCCTCAGGGCGCTGGGCAAGTGGGCCGAGGAGCACCTGCCGGAGAGCGGGCCCTGCACCGAGTAG
- a CDS encoding oxygenase MpaB family protein yields MTGVSRPSDRPAPIPAARVEEIARIRAPRRGEVVWRRFGDIRGTLMAPHLLLLQVAHPVVGAGVADHSNFRAEPWPRLIRTLLSLTTVVYGGQEAATAEARRLLRMHAGMKGTDATGRPYRALDPEAYHWVHATLVKGPVDALTVFGKGMPADELEEYYRGMRDVGRVWGLKERHLPPDWPSFLAYYDDMVTHRLEYNASVRDVLAELAHPAKPFRRLPDPLWNPVARLVAHYALLVTVGTLPPVLRERLHLSWSPRQERALRRFARAVRVLTALVPPPLRLTLALVLARRAAGRAT; encoded by the coding sequence ATGACCGGCGTATCACGCCCGTCGGACCGGCCGGCTCCGATACCCGCGGCACGAGTCGAGGAGATCGCGCGGATCCGGGCACCGCGCAGGGGCGAGGTGGTCTGGCGCCGCTTCGGTGACATCCGCGGCACGCTCATGGCTCCGCACCTCCTGCTGCTCCAGGTCGCGCACCCCGTCGTCGGCGCCGGGGTCGCCGACCACAGCAACTTCCGCGCCGAACCCTGGCCCCGCCTGATCCGCACCCTGCTCTCCCTGACCACCGTCGTCTACGGCGGCCAGGAGGCGGCCACCGCCGAGGCGCGCCGACTGCTGCGGATGCACGCCGGGATGAAGGGCACCGACGCGACGGGCCGCCCGTACCGCGCGCTCGACCCCGAGGCGTACCACTGGGTGCACGCCACCCTGGTCAAGGGCCCCGTGGACGCGCTGACCGTGTTCGGCAAGGGCATGCCGGCGGACGAACTGGAGGAGTACTACCGGGGGATGCGGGATGTGGGCCGTGTGTGGGGCCTGAAGGAGCGTCATCTGCCCCCGGACTGGCCGTCGTTCCTCGCCTACTACGACGACATGGTCACCCACCGGCTGGAGTACAACGCGTCGGTGCGGGACGTCCTCGCCGAACTCGCCCACCCCGCCAAGCCGTTCCGCCGTCTGCCCGACCCGCTCTGGAACCCCGTCGCCCGACTCGTCGCGCACTACGCCCTGTTGGTGACCGTCGGCACCCTGCCGCCCGTCCTGCGCGAGCGGCTGCACCTGAGCTGGAGCCCGCGGCAGGAGCGCGCCCTGCGCCGGTTCGCCCGCGCCGTACGCGTCCTGACGGCCCTCGTGCCGCCGCCGCTGCGGCTCACCCTCGCCCTGGTCCTCGCCCGCCGGGCGGCGGGCCGCGCTACTTGA
- a CDS encoding VOC family protein — MRIHLSSVFVDDQEKALRFYTDVLGFVKKHDVPLGVDRWLTVVSPEDPDGTELLLEPSGHPAVRPYTTALVADGIPATSFAVDDVPAEFDRLRGLGVRFTQEPVEAGPVTTAVLDDTCGNLIQIVQVK; from the coding sequence ATGAGGATCCATCTGTCGAGCGTCTTCGTCGACGACCAGGAGAAGGCCCTGCGCTTCTACACCGATGTGCTGGGCTTCGTGAAGAAGCACGACGTCCCGCTGGGCGTGGACCGGTGGCTGACCGTGGTGTCCCCGGAGGACCCCGACGGCACCGAACTGCTGCTCGAACCCTCCGGCCATCCCGCCGTACGGCCGTACACGACGGCGCTGGTCGCGGACGGCATCCCGGCCACCTCCTTCGCCGTGGACGACGTCCCGGCGGAGTTCGACCGGCTGCGCGGCCTCGGGGTGCGCTTCACCCAGGAACCGGTGGAGGCGGGGCCGGTGACGACCGCCGTCCTGGACGACACGTGCGGCAATCTGATCCAGATCGTGCAGGTCAAGTAG
- a CDS encoding polysaccharide deacetylase family protein codes for MGWHAVDRRIMGAALAGLLLVSGLATGCGTGRAADSPASSPRPSTPEARPSHTEAGARTGTEAAYRKWGIEPLAAPPAPPADKPASPGAAGGRASDGGVPVISDIPTEEKIVFLTFDDGAEKDPEFLKMMEELKIPFTMFLTDSAISSDYGYFEKLQDLGAGVQNHTLTHPNLRTLGAAAQKQEICGQQEKLRNRYGTAPRLLRPPYGNWNEDTRTAAASCGVEAIVLWRESMQIKNMQYQRGDRKLHPGDIVLAHFRGPSELKGTTMTEMTANMLRRIQEQGFTVARLEDYL; via the coding sequence ATGGGGTGGCACGCGGTGGACAGGCGGATCATGGGGGCGGCGCTGGCCGGTCTCCTGCTGGTGTCGGGGCTGGCGACGGGCTGCGGGACCGGGCGCGCGGCGGACTCCCCCGCCTCCTCCCCGCGCCCCTCGACGCCGGAGGCCCGGCCGTCCCACACCGAGGCGGGCGCGCGGACCGGCACCGAGGCGGCCTACCGCAAGTGGGGGATCGAGCCGCTGGCGGCACCCCCGGCCCCGCCGGCCGACAAGCCCGCCAGCCCGGGGGCGGCGGGCGGAAGGGCGTCCGACGGCGGGGTGCCGGTGATCAGCGACATACCCACCGAGGAGAAGATCGTCTTCCTCACGTTCGACGACGGGGCCGAGAAGGACCCGGAGTTCCTGAAGATGATGGAGGAGCTGAAGATCCCCTTCACGATGTTCCTCACCGACTCCGCCATCAGCTCCGACTACGGCTACTTCGAGAAGCTCCAGGACCTCGGCGCCGGCGTCCAGAACCACACGCTGACCCATCCGAACCTGCGCACCCTGGGCGCGGCCGCCCAGAAGCAGGAGATCTGCGGCCAGCAGGAGAAGCTGAGGAACCGGTACGGCACCGCGCCCCGGCTGCTGCGCCCGCCCTACGGCAACTGGAACGAGGACACCCGGACCGCCGCCGCGTCCTGCGGCGTCGAGGCGATCGTCCTGTGGCGCGAGTCCATGCAGATCAAGAACATGCAGTACCAGCGCGGCGACCGGAAGCTCCACCCCGGTGACATCGTCCTGGCCCACTTCCGGGGACCTTCCGAGCTGAAGGGCACGACGATGACCGAGATGACGGCGAACATGCTGCGCCGCATCCAGGAGCAGGGCTTCACCGTGGCCCGCCTGGAGGACTACCTGTGA
- a CDS encoding amidohydrolase family protein: MNDHHTVPVDTPAAEVEEVRRFWERLGLPGLIDVHTHFMPERVHSKVWEYFDALGPMTGGLEWPITYRQEEAERADLLRRFGVRAFTAMLYPHKPGMARWLNGWAVDFARRTPDCLHTATLYPEPGVEAYVREAVEAGARVFKAHVQVGAYDPADELLLPAWGLLAEAGVPVVIHCGSGPAPGKHTGPEPIARVLARHPRLRLIVAHMGMPEFEEFFGLAERYREVRLDTTMAFTDFTESFMPFPRTALPRLADLGDRVLLGTDFPNIPYPYAHQLHALERLDLGADWLRAVCHDNAAELFGTAGPAQDGV, from the coding sequence ATGAATGATCACCACACGGTCCCCGTCGACACCCCCGCCGCCGAGGTCGAAGAGGTCCGCCGCTTCTGGGAGCGGCTGGGGCTGCCCGGGCTGATCGACGTCCACACGCACTTCATGCCCGAGCGCGTCCACAGCAAGGTCTGGGAGTACTTCGACGCGCTCGGGCCGATGACCGGCGGGCTGGAGTGGCCGATCACCTACCGCCAGGAGGAGGCGGAACGGGCGGACCTGCTCCGGCGGTTCGGCGTACGGGCCTTCACCGCCATGCTCTACCCGCACAAGCCCGGCATGGCCCGGTGGCTCAACGGCTGGGCGGTCGACTTCGCCCGCCGCACCCCCGACTGCCTGCACACCGCCACCCTGTACCCCGAACCGGGCGTCGAGGCGTACGTCCGGGAGGCCGTCGAGGCCGGTGCGCGCGTCTTCAAGGCCCATGTGCAGGTGGGGGCGTACGACCCCGCCGACGAACTCCTCCTGCCCGCCTGGGGACTGCTCGCCGAGGCCGGGGTGCCCGTGGTGATCCACTGCGGCTCGGGGCCCGCGCCCGGGAAGCACACCGGCCCCGAGCCGATCGCCCGGGTGCTGGCCCGGCACCCCCGGCTGCGCCTGATCGTCGCGCACATGGGGATGCCCGAGTTCGAGGAGTTCTTCGGCCTCGCCGAGCGGTACCGGGAGGTGCGGCTGGACACGACGATGGCGTTCACCGACTTCACCGAGTCCTTCATGCCGTTCCCGCGCACGGCCCTGCCCCGCCTGGCCGACCTCGGCGACCGCGTCCTCCTCGGCACCGACTTCCCCAACATCCCCTATCCGTACGCCCATCAGCTCCACGCGCTGGAACGGCTGGACCTCGGCGCGGACTGGCTGCGCGCGGTGTGCCACGACAACGCGGCGGAGCTGTTCGGCACGGCCGGGCCGGCTCAGGACGGGGTCTGA
- a CDS encoding NADP-dependent oxidoreductase, giving the protein MNDIALTVQQTARPHGFPTTGDFAFVESPLPEPAPGSALVENLYWSVDPYHREMMDDVPGGFTLGAPLEGRTLGRVVASRTPRLREGEIVFHRRGWRTHSVVAPEESRPLPRFDGVPLTAHLSVLGGTGLTAYVGLTRIARLREGDDLFVSAAAGGVGTATGRFARLLGAGRLVGSAGSAAKAGYLTREVGYDAVFDHHAGPAAELLAQVAPDGFDVFVDNVGGEQLAAAVGALREFGRIVRVGTISQYNTPDAPPPRFDHADIVEKSIRMEGFLVSNYRDVQEELEAFAVPHLQSGRLALDETVVDGFEHIVDAFLGMLRGENLGKIIVRDISQTPS; this is encoded by the coding sequence ATGAACGACATCGCGCTCACCGTGCAGCAGACCGCCCGCCCCCACGGCTTCCCCACCACCGGCGACTTCGCCTTCGTCGAGTCCCCGCTGCCCGAACCCGCGCCCGGCAGCGCGCTCGTGGAGAACCTCTACTGGTCCGTCGACCCCTACCACCGCGAGATGATGGACGACGTGCCCGGCGGCTTCACGCTCGGCGCGCCCCTGGAGGGCCGGACCCTCGGGCGGGTGGTCGCCTCGCGCACGCCCCGGCTGCGCGAGGGCGAGATCGTGTTCCACCGGCGGGGCTGGCGCACCCACTCGGTGGTCGCCCCGGAGGAGAGCCGGCCGCTGCCCCGGTTCGACGGGGTGCCCCTGACCGCGCACCTGAGCGTCCTCGGCGGCACCGGCCTCACCGCCTATGTGGGTCTGACCCGGATCGCCCGGCTCCGGGAGGGGGACGACCTCTTCGTGTCGGCCGCGGCGGGCGGTGTCGGTACGGCGACGGGCCGGTTCGCCCGGTTGCTGGGCGCCGGACGGCTGGTGGGCAGCGCGGGCTCGGCGGCCAAGGCCGGATATCTGACCCGGGAGGTGGGCTACGACGCCGTCTTCGACCACCATGCCGGGCCCGCCGCCGAGTTGCTCGCGCAGGTCGCGCCGGACGGGTTCGACGTGTTCGTGGACAACGTCGGCGGTGAGCAACTGGCGGCAGCGGTCGGCGCGTTGCGGGAGTTCGGGCGGATCGTCCGGGTCGGCACGATCAGCCAGTACAACACCCCGGACGCGCCGCCGCCGCGCTTCGACCACGCGGACATCGTGGAGAAGAGCATCCGCATGGAGGGCTTCCTGGTCAGCAACTACCGTGACGTACAGGAGGAGTTGGAGGCGTTCGCGGTGCCGCACCTGCAGAGCGGGCGGCTCGCCCTGGACGAGACGGTGGTGGACGGCTTCGAGCACATCGTGGACGCGTTCCTGGGGATGCTGCGCGGCGAGAACCTCGGCAAGATCATCGTGCGGGATATCTCTCAGACCCCGTCCTGA
- a CDS encoding LysR family transcriptional regulator, translating to MARTTDSDLAPQELRVLVAVADTGGFSAAAGALGLTQSAVSHSVRGSERKIGAVLFDRGRAGARTTPAGERAVTHARRVLRLLDVLAAEARGAARPDAAEGVVRIAAFRSAALHLLPPVLRRLRDRHPGIEPRVRVVREVGRGTAGEVADGKADLAIATLGGSAPLPPGLVAHGLLDEPYALVHTPGHPAPRSLPLVDWAENCGSYTRDWWAAQDWIPKATIEAEDDGAVLALVSGGHGMAIMPALSLTGAPDSVAVTDLGPGRPTRRVGYVTTSELAGSAVVRALVRELRAALPADRGAP from the coding sequence GTGGCCCGCACGACCGACTCCGATCTCGCCCCGCAGGAACTGCGGGTCCTGGTGGCCGTCGCCGACACCGGCGGCTTCTCGGCGGCGGCCGGCGCCCTCGGACTGACCCAGTCCGCGGTCTCCCACTCGGTGCGCGGCAGCGAACGCAAGATCGGCGCCGTCCTCTTCGACCGCGGCCGTGCCGGCGCCCGGACCACGCCGGCCGGTGAGCGGGCCGTCACCCACGCCCGCCGGGTGCTGCGGCTGCTGGACGTCCTGGCCGCCGAGGCGCGCGGCGCGGCCCGCCCCGACGCGGCGGAGGGGGTGGTGCGCATCGCGGCGTTCCGCAGCGCCGCCCTCCATCTGCTGCCTCCCGTCCTGCGGCGGCTGCGCGACCGGCACCCCGGCATCGAGCCGCGGGTGCGGGTCGTCCGCGAGGTGGGCCGGGGCACCGCGGGCGAGGTGGCCGACGGCAAGGCCGACCTGGCCATCGCCACCCTGGGCGGCTCGGCGCCGCTGCCGCCGGGACTGGTCGCGCACGGACTCCTCGACGAGCCGTACGCCCTCGTGCACACCCCGGGGCATCCCGCCCCGCGCTCGCTGCCGCTGGTCGACTGGGCCGAGAACTGCGGCTCGTACACCCGCGACTGGTGGGCCGCGCAGGACTGGATCCCGAAGGCCACCATCGAGGCCGAGGACGACGGGGCCGTGCTCGCCCTGGTGAGCGGCGGTCACGGCATGGCGATCATGCCGGCCCTCTCCCTGACCGGAGCGCCCGACTCGGTCGCGGTCACCGACCTCGGGCCGGGCCGCCCGACCCGCCGGGTCGGCTACGTCACCACCTCCGAACTGGCCGGCTCGGCCGTCGTGCGCGCGCTGGTACGGGAACTGCGGGCGGCGCTCCCCGCCGACCGGGGAGCGCCGTAA